In Dendropsophus ebraccatus isolate aDenEbr1 chromosome 13, aDenEbr1.pat, whole genome shotgun sequence, the sequence catgtttgattaatctcccccatagagtgtaaTAACTTCTTATCTACTATTTATTGGCTGCCTGGCTACATGTTCTATCAGGAGTGTGAGGTAGTCCGATACATACACCTCTGGTCTCCCCCAGGACCGGCTGCTGGTGTCCCCTGCTTTACACTGCAACTACACTTTTTTAGAAGACCTAGTGAGTAGACACTTAATATTGGGTTCGCTCACAATAGTAAGCAAAGGAAAATGATCAATTTAGTGACAAGCCAATTAATGGCAAAGACGCAAAGCCCTATCCctaatatccttaaaggggtactctgggcaggttactatggctggggagggggtggatcaaagcaacaacgtccacttacctccagcGATGAGTCCCGCAATGCGCTGCTGTGGTGTCTGGTCCCCGGCTACTTCCTGGTCTATGATGCGGCTTGAGGCGTGGCAGTtaaagcccgctcagccattcagcgtaAGAAGTGAGGTCCCGCCTCTGCCGCTGAATGGCCAAGCGGGCCTGAAACATCCCGTCTTAAGCCGCATCATAGACCAGGAAGTAGCCGGAGACCAGCGACTGGAGCAGTGTGATGTAGGACCCAGCTCTGGAAACAGGGAGGGAAGTGGACTTCTTGCTTTCATCCATCCTCTCCCCGGTCATAGTGAAAAAAGCCCTCccggccggaatacccctttaacacaatgaTTGTCCTGTAGTTCAAATGTGTAAAGTGCCTGCTGCAGTGTTGAATGCTGtaatagccttagggccctattacaccaacagacagattttttggagccaaagccaggagtggactgtagacagagaacaggtaataaaggaaaggctgagatttctcctctttttaaatccattcctggctttggcttaaaaaaaatacgTCAGATAATTTGTTAACCCACTGATCTATCGCAAAGTTCCAACACAGCTATTTAACCATGTTAAAGAGGTGCAGAACACCTATCAATTTGACAGGTGCTCTGCTTCTCTACAGTAAGCTGCAATCTATATATAGATTGCTGCTTACTGTTTGGCCCCAAAAGGGTTAAGATGCGATGCTGTGGAAATGCACATACACCTGAAAGAAGCACTCGACTGGGAATCTTGGACAGCTGTCCTGGACTCCCCGTTAGCAATTTATCTCAGAGCTTTTCTGAACCAAGCCTTTTTGACTAGGCCTGTAATGGATCGGTCGTTCCTACCTGACACTCACGGAGACATCAGCAGCATCAGACTGACAGTAACATAAGGCACTCTCTACATGGGGTGCtatggagagagaggggggggggataaaaaaaacTCAATAAATTTAAGCTGGGCAATCCATTGGCATTTCTGCATGTAATATACCGAAGAACACTGGTCGAGTATATAATATTCACAGAACATTTACATCATTTATAAatacaattaaataaaaatattaaaaaaataataaaaacaaacaaacataaacatATAAACAAAATTCATCTATCGCCGACCCTTTGTTTTTGgagtggaagaaaaaaaactttgccaTGCTGGGAATTGATTGGCTCCTCCATTGAGACAAAAggctgaaacttttttttttttttttttttcaggcacaCAAAAGTAAAAAGGAGGCGCTATAGTCTCCAGATGTAGAATGAGTATGCGATATGTCTTTACCGTaccctatagttttttttttttacatatatatttatacatttttatatagaaTATAATTTAGTATTAGAACATGCAGTTATAGTGAGCGAACCTACTGTACAATATAATACAAAGAAGAAGACGGGATGAGGGAGAAGGTTGCAGCTTGTTCAGGATCGGACGGCTATAAAACCCTGCGCTTGTAATGTCGCCTACgttacccccgcccccccccccccccctccctgcagtgCTATAGACAACAGCAAATGTCCCTCCAGCACAGCAGAGGTTAAAAAGCTCATGGCTACAAGAGGAGAGCAGACACAAGTTAGAAGGAGTTCTTtaagaaaaataaacattttccCTTGTATATCCTAAATAAGCCATTTGTGTAGCAAAAAAAGCCACTGGTTATTGTGATGCGCGGAGGAGGTTTCTAGGTCAGAAGCATCATGCAAATAGCTGCATACACCAAAAAATAATAAGCCTGTGGGTATATAGGCATAGTCAGACATACATTCAATGTATGtggcccctgcagaacatcattcaGCCATGCCATGGCCTCTCGTCGTGGTCCCGAGCCGGCTCAGGttggttttttgggggggcaaccACTCCATAGTTTTTCAAGCACCGGCATCAATGGTTATTATtaaggttgattttttttttttttttacttccgaaTAGGTGTAAACAGAATCCACAGACGGGATAAAATCATGGAGGAATTTGTcacagtaaataaaataaataataataataaaaaaaatgaatactgtaacagtgataaaaaaataaaaataaaaaatctcaggtcccTCCAAGTGTAAAGGATTCTGCTGTAAGGAGCATAGTGAAAGTCCAGTAATCCGATATCTGATAATCCAGACCTTCTTTGTAAGACGAGACCTATGCAAGATtggtaaaacatggccactttcttctagaacagggatggggaaccttcagcccaccagctgttgcaaaactacaattcccatcatgcctggacagccaaagctaaagctatgatgggaattgtagctttgcaacagctggtgggccgaaggttccccatccctgttctagtacacaggtgtcaaacaggtggtgcaaaactacaattcccatcatgcctggacatgcatgatgggaactgtagttttgcaacagcaagaGGCCCATGTTGTAGAAACAGCGTCCCCCTTTTCCTCAGTTTGGcttgggtattgcagctcaatgccAGCTCAGGACAGGGGTAGCactgtgttttttgtttgcaaTCAAACAGACATGTTTTATGgttcttggacaaccccttttaaaaaagaatgtataaaaaaaatgacaacccgttttctcttaaagggaatgtgttacctgaattttttttaaaatttcattaCATACCTTGGTAAATTATTAAGGGGAAAGCCTTCAGCTTTCATTGTTTAGTCATATGCTGTACagcagccccatggacataggaaATATAGGATCAGTGCACTTGCTGTCTGCTAAGGGGAGAGTTTTCTCTGCATGCTTTGTGGCCTGTGAAGGTAGGGGGAATAAGAAGCtctgaccatcacctattgtgatCCTGTCTCATCTATAGACTATGGTCACCTTTAATGTAATCCTGCATGTAATAAGGAGGAGACAGCTGAAATGTCACAGAACAAGTCACAGCTAAGTGAGTTAGTTAGACTAAGTGGCCAGAGAGAAAACGGCAAGAACCATACATAATAAAGTGGCCAATTCTATAATATAGATCACCAAAAATTCATAAGAAATTTGATTTTAATAGTTccctttctgatgacacattccctttaaaacaggCTGTCCGGTGCTGAAAAACAAAAATTTACGGGCTCAGATTGCCTTAAAAATAAACCATACTCGCCTGcctgtataaattttttttttaatcaacctgAGCGCCTTAAATCCCTTCCTCAGGTtccattcacacggagtaaaattgGCGAATCCCAccggcctccgtgtcataatgactgGCTTGGGCGCCTCCTTTTTCtccgctgaagaatggacatgtgcaTTCttaagagaggaggcgcgcaagcctcccatagaggattccgcggcggaattctccgccagttttactccgtgtgaatggagccttagggtatgttcacactgagcaaatagggcagaatcccgcctgcttcagtgtcagacagcatctctatgggagggcttgcatgcctctgctctccactcaaagaaatccacattactactactactacttcttctacCCAATGACCTCCAAGCATTTGCAAGGGCATTCAACAAATAGAGGgaggtcctttaaaggggttgtccaggactaAAAttatcttccaaaaacagcaccccccTCCCTGAGCTCCATTACGTTCACTGGGACTCGGCTGCAAtatcacacaaactgaggacaatagtagtgctgtttctggaaaaaagcgtCCATGTTGTTCTaaacttggacaacccctttaagggtacagaAACCCCAACCATAGTATTTTAAATATCTGGATTTATGTAACTCAGCACCGGTAAATGTATTGTAACCTATACCAACCAATCGGATGTTCTTTGTCTATAAAACCTTCTTTCGATGAACCTTGAAAAataataaggctctgttcacacaaacgCTAGAGATACCAGAAGCCATGAAGAGGTGACAGATCAGATTTCAGCCCTCGGCTTCAGGGAGGCCAGTCAGGGTTGCGGTATTTTTTATGCCGAGAAGGGTGCTAAGTATTGCCCTGTCTTGTCATCGCACGTGGCAGAAAGCTTGATGCAAACCCCGACAGAGCTCCCGATCAAagatgtgaacagaacctaataAAAAAAGGGATCGTACCTGTAACATAGAAAAATAGTCCGAGAATTCTAACATACCGTGACCAAACTGAGAGATAGCCAATGAACAACCTAAGGAGAAGATCTAGTTAACAATCACAGCTTCTCCGATTCGGTATTGCAGCATATCGACCATTTTTAGAAGCTACTTAGACAATGTTAACAGTTTTCGCATATCTCAATACCATGTTAGTCGCCAAGTTTCGAGGGTAAAAATTTTTTTGCTCCGGCTTCCGCATGAACCCATCTCATCTGAACATCAATAGCAGACCCACCTGCGAAAGATTGGGCCGCAACTCCCCTAAGCCCTACACCCCACCATCTCATCTGATTGTTTCCCACAACTGGAACCGGTTCTTCAGACGTTCCTCCCATGACAAAGACGTAACTAAGGGTTTTCAAGTCTTTTTGGAACATAAAAACTAACACTGATTTGGATTTTCATTAGAAATATACAGTGACGTACACGACATGCATTACGAGAGGATGGGTAGATCTCCGGCTGTGAAGCCTGGTTACTATCTGCTCAGTTTACTGGATACTTTGACCTCCCGGACAGAGGATTTTCCGCGACTGGTTTTACTCCCTGCAGAGTGGTGAGTGCCCCCTGGTCCCTTGGATAAGTTCTTGCTCTGTTTACCACAGCAATAATCCTGTTGACAGGAGCGCCTTGAAGAAGAAGAACCGGAGAGGGTTGGTGGGGATTTGCTACGGCCCACGTACGGAGATGAGCTTTTGGGGTCATGATGATGGGGCCTTCCAGCTCTGGATGAAGAAGAGCTATTGGTACGGGGTAAAGAGGAGCTGCGAGGGGAAGCACTTGGGCTTCGTCGGGGAACCACAGGGCTTTTGGGAGGAGTTTTGGGGCTGTGGGGGGAACCTGGGCTTTTGGATTGGGAAGAGCTGCGTTTTTGAGACCCATTCTGAATAATCTTAGCAAGACGAGAGAGCAGGTCTGAATCAGAGTTGCCGCTCCCCAAAACTTTGTACCTGCGTATGCTACAggaaagaagacaaaaaaaaaaacaagcgttAGTACAATTATGTTGTCCCGAAACAATACAGGGCACCATACTTCCATACACCCTACAAGCCATACAAAAATCATTCCTCAATTCAACACAAGGACAATGATGACTCCAGCATTAATGCTGGATGACCCCAATAAATGCCCTCCATCCTCCAAAACATGGgtgtccaaactgcggccctccagctgttgcaatactatatttcccatcatgaCCGGTCAGCCAAAtagaaagctttagctgtctaggcatgatgggaattgaggttttgcaacagctggagaactgcAGTTTGAAGCCCCATGCTCCATACTATATTGGATCATCTACTGTGGCCTTATGAACGGAGTTCCAATTGGAGTCTGCACAACCTTTTCCTAACATTCCCCATATTCCCTGGAGTCTTACTGCTGCAAAGTAACCATGTGGCTCCCTACAGTGTCCGGTATTTATCAGCCCAATGGCCATATTACAGGCCCTAAGCTGCGCTGTAAAGGGGGCCCCGATCTCCAAGACTGTCTGTCTCTGGTATACTGAGCCTATAGATACACAGATAGATGATCACTAGATTGTTCTCCGCTTTAATCGGCCGCTGGTGGCACATCCCATATTATATAGGGTGATATCGACCTGATCTGACAGGTAAcctgcccatgtaatagggccttaaaggagtactctattCTAATATAGTTCTATttgtaaataaatataattaaacTTGCCATCTTCTCCTGTAGTGCTTCTCTTTCTTCCTATTTTTGActgctcgttgtctaggttagaGCCCACCGCTCAGctttaaaaacagtggtctggctggtgtatatataaccATAATGtagatgtacatatatatattcatataatatatagaaaaatgtatactatagctatatctccaccatccagacactgcttttagagcagagtggtgacaGTAACCTAGAAAACCAGCTGTCAAGAATGCGagggaaaaagcagcatatcaggggaaggaggcaagtttgctaaattaatttaATCAGCAAATTATGATATACTTATGATAAACTATATCATAAGTATAAATTATATCAGTTCCGatggaaaaatccctttaaaaagagAAGTCTGGTGTTTTCTAAAACCTGGcatcctgcagggggaggggggaaattgatcacaATTACTAACTTTGTGCACTTGGTAAGCGGTGTGACCGGCTGCAGGACCTGCACCAGACTCCGGATCTCAGGGGTTGTCCACAACCCGGCTGATGAAGCCAGCCTAAGGCGGCCAGTTCAGCAGCCAGGGCAGGCcctcgggttgtgacatcatcacaatccGCGGGAAAAGGACATCCGGTTGGGGTCCCGAGGCTGCTGCCGTTGTTTACTGCAGacgcgaggagaggtaagttagtacttgtagtcAATTTAACCCTTCCCCCTGCAGGGCGCCGGGATTTTAAAaaccgccggacttctcctttagggtagtgGTCCAGTAGCTTCACTTACCGTGCCTCCACTCCAGGTCGTGTGGGTGGCTTTCCAGGTGGTGGTCTTGGAAGGAAAGGCGTTGAAGGAGCACTGCTGATCTGATCATTACTTGTCCAGGATACGGGGCGAGGGATCTTACTTCTCCTAGACTGTGGGCTGTGAGACGTAACCGATCCGTCTTCGGACTGCCGGACGTTAGACTCAGAGACTGTTCTGGGAATGAAGTAGACTTCTTCCTCAGATAGACGTACAGCTGGTGGCGAGGTCTTTTCCTCCACAGACTTGTCAGAGGCACTTGAGAAGTCACCGAATAGAGACTTAATCTGTCGTTTCTCCATTAAGAGCCTGGCAAGATCGGTCTGATGCGCCTTCTTCAGGAGGAGCTTCTCCTTGGCAGATATCGGAGAGGACGATTCTGATGCAGAATCAACCTCTTGGGCCAATACGGGAATCCTGCTATGTCGAGTTGGAAGAGAGGACTTTGCGTGGTCCTTTTTGGACTGCTGAGAGCCGTCGCTTAGGTCAAGCTGTCCATTCTTGAGGTTTCTTTGATCATTATCGCTTACTTGGTCAAGTATCCCAGATTCTACGCAGCCATTGGCGGAGGCTGTATTTTTATCTTTGTGATACCCATTTTCCTGAATCTTTTCGGGGGGAGTGGCTGTAGGCACTGCCGCATCAATGTTTGGTGGACCCGAAACAGTTTCCAACTTTATTTCTTGAAGATCTGAGTGTTCATTTGGCACAGAGCAAAAAGTTCTGGTCTTTGCGGAGTCGTGAATATCAGTAGGTGCACCGTCGGGGGTTTTACACTGTCCGGGAGAAAGTCTGGGGGGATGCAAACTCTTGTGTTCAGATTTGCCCTCTCCTAGAGAACCTGAATGGGAATGTACCGGAGTCTCGACGCTTTTCTTCTCATTTGGCATTACATCATAACCATTCACTAAGTCTTTACTGCCAGAGTCCAGGTCTTTGCTCTGACCAGGCTTATCTAGATCTAACGCCAGGTTTCCTTTGTTAGCAGCAGTAACAATGGCGTCTTCGGCCGTCCCGTAGTCTATTGGATTCTCGTGTGCCGATGACATTTCTAAGACGTTGGAGTCCCGTTCTCGTTTCTCTAAGGCTGGTCCACAAGGGAAGCTTTCTGAAGCGGATTGCGTCGATGTGACGGAAGGTCGAGGGATCGTCATCTAAACGTACAGAGGTGGTAAAATAAGAGAGAGAATCGGTGAGAGTTAACAATGTGCTTTAGGGATCTTATGTGTTCGTTTCTCCAGTCCTAACAGAACGCTGCGTCTGAGACTTAAAATAACGTTAATTCACTTGGTTATAAGGGATCAAGAACACAGAAAAGTATAAAACATGCAATAAACAAATAAAGGCATGTAGAAGCCCAACATCAAAAAACATAATAGATAATCGTTCCCAACTCCACCTGAGCAATGTATTCCCGGGAAAATAACACAGAATCAAAAGTCATAAGGAACCCTAGTCTAACGGGGGGAATTTACacactggtcttaaaggggtaccccggagGGAAAACATgtgttcaaattaactggtgtcagaatgttatgcagatttgaaatctccagtcttccagtacttatcagctgctgtatgtcctgcaggaagtggtgtattctttccagtctgacacagtgctctctgctgtccatgtcaggaactgtccagagcaggagaggttttctatggggatttgctgctgctctggacagttcctgacatggacagaggtggcagcagagagcactgtgtcacactgaaaagaatacaccacttcctgcaggacatgcagcagctgatgagtactagaagattggagatttttgaatagaaataaattacaaatctgaataactttctgataccagttgatttaaaaatatattttctccAGAATACTCCTAAATGTGAAATGAAAACTCTTAAAAGTTATACAGCAAACTAGATACATAAGGCACCAGTGACGGGGAACTAGTGTACACCACCAGGTCTATCCCTTTAACTTAAGTTCTAGAAAACAATTCAGCTACAAACACTTTGCTGATTTTGTATGCTGGACGGGAACCGTCTGCAACtacaatgcataaaaaaaaaaaagtttttaattcctactaggggtattccactcaggttTAATATATGCTGAATCATACCTCCCTCCTGGagattaacaattcattccatgttATTATCCATGCAGTCTCAttttcccagttctgagctgctgctttctgctaaggacacagaaaactgtgtgtgagctgttctctctgtctcccctcccttcagagatggctcatgtaaacaattTCCCTGGCCGGCTGTTCCTGCACTCTGTAACGCCAggaggttaatcacagtgagatcatcagcaacttgacttcaTATTAACCTCTTCCCgaatcacagagtgcagagacagcagtccagggacactgtttagGTATGatgaaaagggaggggggaggagacagagagaaaagctcacacacgctttctgtgtcttcagcagaaagcagcagctccaaactggaggaaggagacaatagataagtatggaaggaactattagtctccaggagggggggatgATTCAGTATgtattacccctttaaactagtGAAAAAGATCATATTACCCTATTATAAGGCTGAATGCATCTACTGTCTAGGATAAATGCAGACACTTTGGCTTCCAGTAAAGGGGATGTGACCCCCAGACATCATGGATGAGGGTCTCACTCTAATTAACCCAATGTGTCCATGTTTAGGAATAGTGGATACTACTACAGTGTAAAATAAAGCTAAACTGTATGGCCAACCAAAACTCTTCTGAGCAAGGGGGTCCAGGAGCTGAACGAGGAATAAAGGTCCCtctgccatttgttttttttcagtcctATAATAGGACAGAATGTAAGGAACAAACAGAACGCCACAGTTATTAATGAGGATACAAAAACTCTGACATGTGACATGTGACAGCGACTTCTGGACATATCCATTCATTCACCTGGGACTTTGATATTCGTATTACACTGGGGTACTTGGCGCCACCCTGGGGAATGGCAGGTAGCTTCCTGCGGCTGGCTGAACGACAGGAAGAGGAGCAGCTCTCGGCTGACTGACTCTTGGGGATGCCAATCTCTTTCTTGTGTGAAGACTCTGAACGACTCGACTGAGGTGTATTGGGGCTGGCGAAGCACATGGGATTGCTAGCAGGTCTTGAGGTAGAGGAGAACGGGATGTGAGAAGCACCAAGCTGTGAAtatgatgtgagggggggggggaaacaatatGAAATAAATGTATGAAGAGGCCGGCAGCCATCATAGCAGAAAAAAAGGAGGATGTGCAGCAAGCAAAAGGAAAAAATTCTACTACCCCGACCCAGCCTGATGCAGGGTCGCGGATTTCTATTGTCTTCCATTATTTTTCATGCAAGTTAAAAGAAAGAAGTAAAATTTTTTATCGAATTACCGATCAATCACCAATACCCTCCACCCCGAATATTGTAGGGGTACACAGAGGGCAGATGTATAAGGCTTCACTGGTCCTTACTGCCTCATGTTGCCTGTCATTATACACACCATCTTATATACCGCATAAAGCCAGTTTCACACAAGCGTAATATAGACGTATTTCTGCGTCAAatgacatggagcgataatctgcagaatcaggctctgtgtaataaagacaacgatcagctgacgacagcgatcatcggctgatcgtgtcgtTAAATCCAGCCTATTGGTCCCCGGTGCAcaatgctacgtgtaatagcgacgtGCAGCTGagagctgatgaatgtgtaaaaaaaaagtaataaaacataCCCATACCTACCCGTCTGTGCTCCCCGATGTTCTTCATGCTTCTGCCTGGTCCCCCCAGCCACCGGTGGAATttctgagccggtctctgaagcgacaggtcactcagccaatcactggttaagGTGTTGTCCAGTCTCGGCCagccattggctgagcagcctgtcacttcagagatcggCTCAGAAGTTGCagcggtggctgcagggagcaaagagaagccaggaagacaccagggagcacggacaggtaggtataatgtttattattatacacacatatacacagcccttgctgtacGATTGTCAAGCTAAAAGGCTAagtaagtgagcactgatctagcagattgacaCTCGCTTATCTGGAATATCGGGCAGTGCAATACAccctaaggcagggatggggaacttttaccactccagctgttgcaaacctactATTCCCAATACGCCTGGACCACAGACATTGCGTTGGCTGCCcaggaattgaagttttgcagcagctggatggccaaaggttccccaccaTGCTGGAGCAAGGTCTCTTGATCTTATAGGGCTTTACAATACTGGCAGGTCAGGTGCGGGCTCACCGTCATAATAAAGAATTTGCCCATATCCTGCTTgaaaatggcttaaaggggttatctagggttATAGCTGGTGTCTTCCATAAACAGCTACACCccttgtcctcaggctgtatgCAGTATTCTAACTCAGctgtattcacttcaatggaaccgggctgcaataccactcacagactgaggacaagagtggcgctgttttttttgtaATCTTAGCATAACAAGTGTCAGCGAAGctataaaaaaaagagagacataACTGTGTTTAAGCCTGATCTCGATGTTATAGGTGTATGTGTCCTAACATGAATCATCTGCTGTGCTTCCACATAAAGGGACATTTTACTATAGACTTTGAAGATAAAAATTAGGATGAAAAGAAACCCTGCAGTTAGTGCCAAGCAAATCCAGCAAGGTTAGCAAGAGAAAGCGTAGCAAAAAGCTAGTTAAATCAATAAAGTGCAAGGAGATCATGAGATTAATCAGCAGCACAAATGGCCGACTGAAGAAGAGGGACAAGCTCCTTACCGGTGTGATAGCCCCTTCAGCTTGCGCCTCCATGGGGCTGGTAGGTGTTGCGGGAAGCAGCTGGCCGGCAGCTCCTGCCATAGGATCCAATCTGTCAATACAAGGGCCTGAAGTAACCATGATATCAAGTTCAATCCCTGCCTCCGGTTTCTTATTGTTATCTGCCCAGGAGCCTAGTTTTGGAGGTCCATCTTGAGGGGATTCTTCCAGCACCTGTAACACCTCGGGTTCTTCTTCTGATGGGCTTCCTGTGACCTTCTGACCTTTATTCCCATTTGACATAAAATCCTTTAAATCCCTTTCTTTATCCACGATGACCCATTCTTTAGAATCAACCTCCTGCCGGCAGGAGCTCAGGTTTACCGCTACAAACCCATTGCTGACTACGCCCTCCAAGTGCTCCGGGGAACTGGCCGACCCTGGCTTGGAACCTTCCGGCACATACTCATCATCATAATGCCAGAGGTGGTCAGGGTTGGTAGAGGCCACCATGGTCTTTCTTGGCTGGGAGGGAGATGGGGAAGACCCATCAGCCGCTTGGGCATCTTTCACATTTGGATCCTTCTGGATCTTTTCAGcacttgaaaaaaataaataaaaaacatgtataaaagaaaaaatcaaGCTTTACAGGAGGAGAGCATCCATACATAGATCCAAGCTTACCAATTCTCCAAAAACTTGTCAGCGTCGGGCTTTGATTCCAGTGTCAACCTCCTCTCCAGCTCAAAGCTGTGTATAGTGCGTAACTTGCGGAGAAGAGGAACGTCGCGGTCTTGCTGCGTTATCTCTGAACGAACCCTCACGGGAGACCCCAGGCTTGGAGCATTATGAACGCCGTTGGCATGACCATTACTATGTTCTTCTTCTGTGGCAGCCTGAGAACATGACCGAGAGTATGAAGTCACCTATGGGCGCTCTTTA encodes:
- the TTBK2 gene encoding tau-tubulin kinase 2 isoform X2 codes for the protein MSGGAEQPDILSVGVLVKERWKVLRKIGGGGFGEIYDALDLLTRENVALKVESAQQPKQVLKMEVAVLKKLQGKDHVCRFIGCGRNDRFNYVVMQLQGRNLADLRRSQSRGTFSVSTMLRLGRQILEAIESIHSVGFLHRDIKPSNFAMGRFPSTCRKCYMLDFGLARQFTNSCGDVRPPRAVAGFRGTVRYASVNAHRNREMGRHDDLWSLFYMLVEFVVGQLPWRKIKDKEQVGSIKERYEHRLMLKHLPSEFHVFLEHISGLDYFTKPDYQLLISVFDNSMKTYSVVESDPFDWEKSGMDGSLTTTTTSTTPQLHTRLTPAAIGIANATPVHGDLLRENTDEVFPDEQLSDGENGLPIMASPERIPGSPSHQRPQEKDVWEEMDANRNKIKMGLCKAATEEEHSNGHANGVHNAPSLGSPVRVRSEITQQDRDVPLLRKLRTIHSFELERRLTLESKPDADKFLENCAEKIQKDPNVKDAQAADGSSPSPSQPRKTMVASTNPDHLWHYDDEYVPEGSKPGSASSPEHLEGVVSNGFVAVNLSSCRQEVDSKEWVIVDKERDLKDFMSNGNKGQKVTGSPSEEEPEVLQVLEESPQDGPPKLGSWADNNKKPEAGIELDIMVTSGPCIDRLDPMAGAAGQLLPATPTSPMEAQAEGAITPMTIPRPSVTSTQSASESFPCGPALEKRERDSNVLEMSSAHENPIDYGTAEDAIVTAANKGNLALDLDKPGQSKDLDSGSKDLVNGYDVMPNEKKSVETPVHSHSGSLGEGKSEHKSLHPPRLSPGQCKTPDGAPTDIHDSAKTRTFCSVPNEHSDLQEIKLETVSGPPNIDAAVPTATPPEKIQENGYHKDKNTASANGCVESGILDQVSDNDQRNLKNGQLDLSDGSQQSKKDHAKSSLPTRHSRIPVLAQEVDSASESSSPISAKEKLLLKKAHQTDLARLLMEKRQIKSLFGDFSSASDKSVEEKTSPPAVRLSEEEVYFIPRTVSESNVRQSEDGSVTSHSPQSRRSKIPRPVSWTSNDQISSAPSTPFLPRPPPGKPPTRPGVEARIRRYKVLGSGNSDSDLLSRLAKIIQNGSQKRSSSQSKSPGSPHSPKTPPKSPVVPRRSPSASPRSSSLPRTNSSSSSRAGRPHHHDPKSSSPYVGRSKSPPTLSGSSSSRRSCQQDYCCGKQSKNLSKGPGGTHHSAGSKTSRGKSSVREVKVSSKLSR
- the TTBK2 gene encoding tau-tubulin kinase 2 isoform X1, which encodes MSGGAEQPDILSVGVLVKERWKVLRKIGGGGFGEIYDALDLLTRENVALKVESAQQPKQVLKMEVAVLKKLQGKDHVCRFIGCGRNDRFNYVVMQLQGRNLADLRRSQSRGTFSVSTMLRLGRQILEAIESIHSVGFLHRDIKPSNFAMGRFPSTCRKCYMLDFGLARQFTNSCGDVRPPRAVAGFRGTVRYASVNAHRNREMGRHDDLWSLFYMLVEFVVGQLPWRKIKDKEQVGSIKERYEHRLMLKHLPSEFHVFLEHISGLDYFTKPDYQLLISVFDNSMKTYSVVESDPFDWEKSGMDGSLTTTTTSTTPQLHTRLTPAAIGIANATPVHGDLLRENTDEVFPDEQLSDGENGLPIMASPERIPGSPSHQRPQEKDVWEEMDANRNKIKMGLCKAATEEEHSNGHANGVHNAPSLGSPVRVRSEITQQDRDVPLLRKLRTIHSFELERRLTLESKPDADKFLENCAEKIQKDPNVKDAQAADGSSPSPSQPRKTMVASTNPDHLWHYDDEYVPEGSKPGSASSPEHLEGVVSNGFVAVNLSSCRQEVDSKEWVIVDKERDLKDFMSNGNKGQKVTGSPSEEEPEVLQVLEESPQDGPPKLGSWADNNKKPEAGIELDIMVTSGPCIDRLDPMAGAAGQLLPATPTSPMEAQAEGAITPLGASHIPFSSTSRPASNPMCFASPNTPQSSRSESSHKKEIGIPKSQSAESCSSSCRSASRRKLPAIPQGGAKYPSVIRISKSQMTIPRPSVTSTQSASESFPCGPALEKRERDSNVLEMSSAHENPIDYGTAEDAIVTAANKGNLALDLDKPGQSKDLDSGSKDLVNGYDVMPNEKKSVETPVHSHSGSLGEGKSEHKSLHPPRLSPGQCKTPDGAPTDIHDSAKTRTFCSVPNEHSDLQEIKLETVSGPPNIDAAVPTATPPEKIQENGYHKDKNTASANGCVESGILDQVSDNDQRNLKNGQLDLSDGSQQSKKDHAKSSLPTRHSRIPVLAQEVDSASESSSPISAKEKLLLKKAHQTDLARLLMEKRQIKSLFGDFSSASDKSVEEKTSPPAVRLSEEEVYFIPRTVSESNVRQSEDGSVTSHSPQSRRSKIPRPVSWTSNDQISSAPSTPFLPRPPPGKPPTRPGVEARIRRYKVLGSGNSDSDLLSRLAKIIQNGSQKRSSSQSKSPGSPHSPKTPPKSPVVPRRSPSASPRSSSLPRTNSSSSSRAGRPHHHDPKSSSPYVGRSKSPPTLSGSSSSRRSCQQDYCCGKQSKNLSKGPGGTHHSAGSKTSRGKSSVREVKVSSKLSR